CAAACTTTACAGCTGTATCGTGCCAAACACTGAGAATAATTAACAATGAATCAGTTTCTGTCATACCATTACCAAAAATAACAAATACAACACCATATAATTAGATGGGAGAACTACTTCGAGAAAATTATACAGAGAATCTTTAAGAAAGATTTAGGCAAAGGTAACCACGCAAAGGCCATGTGAAATCCTAAATCaaccataaattataattatttgaTAATAAACCTCGAGGATTTTACGTTGATAATGAATTTCCAGTTAAGAACATTGACAAAATAAGGACAACAGCGTCACAAAATTCTGAATCAAAAGGCAATGATTAAGCAATCTATTAAATGATACTAATAACATCAAGTCAGCCGTCAATATACTACAAATGATTGATTTGTTTAAGACGGGGATTCTAGTGATTCAATATGGCTTTGCAGAATTTTCATCACCTTAGACTAGAAATTATGTCCTAGACAAGCTACAGAGCTGTCATAAACTGGATCAGGAAATATCGTCTTCAAATTGCTAGAAAATGCAAATCCGTTTTGACACCAAGTGAACACGCATATCACTGCATGGAAATTACTATTAGAGAATCAAGAACATTTTTAGGGAATTAACTTCCCAGAATTGTGTGGTTATGTAGTATGGAGCTAtcttacggaagcatgatgccCTATATATTCCCACAATTAAAATACCTGAAAACTTTTGATCAAATTTCTCAAGGCAATGCCTATAGAACTAAGAACTTTACATGTACATAGATTTTTTATACATCCGACTATACCACTTTGGTAGTACGAGTTcttttcaatatttaattacacAGTGGCTAGTTAAGTACAAATAGAAGATAAAAATGCACCAGTGGATAATGGGTACAAAAGACGAGGGTTCTAAGCCAATAATTTGCTATTTTTAAGTATTCAGTAAAGGAATGGTAGAATGTTCAGTAACTCTAATGCACATGTTGCAGTCAGGTGCAGATTTATGTTCTTGCCTAAAGCTCCAATAATGGATAATAATGTGCCATGGGATAGAGAATTTAACCTACTTTAGCAccatggttttgaaaataattcaACCCATGATATGTATCAGTTTGGTTCACCAAAACAAAAAGCTTCTTGCAGGGGGAAAGCGAGAAAAAAATCTAAAACTAGTGCTTCAACTCTCGAGCAAAATTGTCATAAAATTTTAAGTCACGTTGATGAGACTTAACATGGAAACCCAAACACAGAATAAGCATAATTCGAGCATTAAGATAGTTAAAACAGATCTAAGACCATACCGATCAACCCCAAAGGCTCCATATTTCCCTTCTATATATTCATTTATTCTTTGATCACTCATTTTCGTAGGCCTTACAAACCTGCATGGATAAGAGAAGGAAATTTATTATCAGCAATTTAATGTTACTCATGTAGCAACAGATCTGGCTTCTCAGCAGATTATTCAATATTCGTTTCCCAATTCGCTAATCAAGAAAGTGATCGCAAAAACATACCATCATTGCTATTTTATTTAGGTAACTTTATTTTCCATTTGAACACAATAAAGTTTCATTTCTTAAGAAGACAAAATTTTACGAAAACAAAATAACGTAACTAAAGGGCTTCCAGCTCCCTTTTTTATAGGTTTTTAATTCTGCCAAGTACCAAGTATCATAATTATTGTTCAAATCTAAAAGAAACCCCTATAACacatgaaatttgaaaattctaaaaaaacatgatatatattttttttggttTGTGATGACACAAGAAAAGCATGTCAAACTTGAACTGGATCAGGTAAAATGCTCAACAAGGGAATCCATGATTTTTTGGTGATAAGAGAATTCATCTTGGTAAGTTTTACTCAGCTTAAGATTATGACCGCCCTTAGGTATGGTTTTAACTTCAAAGAATGTAAATGAGCATATTCCCCAGTCTTCCCTACAAAAATGCCCAACCAGGGACTCAATGAACATATTCTGCAATCTGCATTAGTTTCAATCCACACCCATCATTTACATGCCAAAAAGGTTCCTAAAAGTTCAACAACCAGTTGGGTACAAAAACATTCATTCCCTGAAGCTAAAAATGTTCATGCAGTTTATGTACATAGAAAAGGTAAAATGACATGGTTCTCCGAAGTGTTATAAAGTAAAATTCAACAAGCACATCCTTATCTCGAGGACAAGCTTAAACCAACAAAAGATATGCAATATATTTTATTAGTACATGAGAAAAGTCCTCACCTGTGAAACACATCCAACACATCCATATTTTTCACATCAAACAACATAACCGGAAACTCCAAAATCTCAACTTTTCCCTCTAAATCCAGCACCAAGAAATAATCAAACTCTTGAGCCCGGAATTTCTTCAAGTCCGGAACACTTCCTACTGAGAAACTATGGTTGAACCTTTGTACGTGTAAAGGATCACCCATCTATGCCCATAACAAAGAAATAAAAGATTAACCACTACAATAATTTTCAATATCATATCGCGTTTACGAATCACCTGGTGGCAAATTTACAATGGGTAAATAAATAACTACATAAGTGATCACCAATTACCTTAGTGCAAATTCCTTGAGAGTTGTACAGACACATTGGCTTCCAGCTTGAGTCTCTGCCCGGCTTCCGGATGTTGGACCGGATGGGAGAGAATACGGGCGATTCTTCCGTGGCAGAAGAGCTGCAGTGTATAGTATTACGATTAGATTGCTGTTTTTCGAGTAAAAGTGGTGGCAAGGACAGGGAGGGGGGAACAAAGAGTGTTCGCCGGAGCGAAGGTGGTGTTTTCCACGTGGCCATGGCGGCGAAAAGTATGCGTGATGTGAATCCTAGCGCTGATGGGCTATTGTACTCTCCCGTGGGTATGGAGAATTCTAGCCTGGTGGGCTCTGGTATTCTGCTTTGGGTAGTAAAGTCCTATCTCCAAGTCATATATTGGGCCAAATCACATCGAATTACctcaattttaaattatttttcaaaggaGCCAAATACCTTTTCCATTCGGATTTATTTTGAGTTGTATTCATGCACAAAATTTAAAAGtagatttttataaataaattattctaaaATTTTATTAGAATCGCTATCATAGAAACGAAATCAACATCTATTCATCTTTTAGAtttcaattaaattatataaaagcTAACATATAATTTTAAGTTAAACAGATGCAAAAAACCAATTTTTAAAGTAAAAAATCAATGATTATATTTTTAGAGATTGCAAACTCTCTCTTATAGATATCACACTATATAAGAATTTAACGTAGAGTACAACAAGATGATATGGTTATTTGAAGAATATTAGTTGACAATAGTATGTATGTTGAGAGAATGATagtgtattatttttattttcaaaaccagaaacagaaatttgaaaataaaaacaaaaatatcctCAACTTTCGTTCTTGATGAGCATATCTTTTGTAAGACCGTCCGATAGGTCTATATCCGTGTAACGAGTCAACACGTTTCATTTTAATtacgaaaataatattttttatgagttAGGTCAAATTGGAGTTTCGTCTCATTATATTAACCAGTATGAACCTTTAGTCCGAGTTATGAAAAGAGAACGTCTTGATTATTCAATTGTATACATAATTAGTATTGACAATACACATTTCAAAAGATTTATAAGCATTTGGAGATTAATAACAAAAGGAAAACatgtttaaatataaattatatatggAATATGACTATTGTAAAAAAGCATGTGTGCGTGGCGTGGGTTTATACATGTGCCAGTTGTTGATCTAGCAAATTAATTTCTTAGTTTGAAAATTGATCATAGGTAGCAGTATATTATTGTGCAAGGGTTAAAAGTCAtcaaagttgatacaaaaaagTCAGCCCctataaaatgaaaaatacaATTGATGGCTAATAAATATGTAATTCTCAAACAAGTAATATAGATTCAAGAATCAAGATTATTAttacttttacgtaaattaaGAATATATTGGAAAaacatattttataaataaattttttgtttctatatttatttaaaaaagacGTGTCTTTCCAAGACTTGCGCAATATAAAACatcgataaaaaaaataaaaaaattgttattAAATATAGAAATTAGATTATATATTTGAGTGACAACTAAAACAGGAATTGAAGTCTATGTATACGTGACTTAGGAAATATATGTGTTAAAAGATCAATCGTTTGTCATTATGTCAAAAGTTATACTTGTTAGCCAcgatttaatttatttctttGTACTTGTAGTAGTGCATAGTACGCTTATTTGGATGTTAATAGATCGAGATGCTAAGTCCATGAATCCGGAGATATGTGTATATATCTGCTAGTGATGTCTCATATaccttatatatattatttttatatttttcctaCTTTTTGTTACGTCCCTAACAAAGAGAGTATTATTCGCTAAGATCTAACATCACTTTTTTACTGCTTACTTAATCAACCAGATCAAGATACGCAATGTCAGCAATTTTACACATGAAAACTTCCTAGAAATTCATTAATCTCAGTATTATTCATACTCATGCACATTTAACGTCCAAGCAAAATTGGTTCGAGATTATTGATTCTCGGTAGTTCTATTTAATTACTCTTTGTTTTTAGTTTTAGGTTTCTCATATCATCGCAAACTTTTAATTTTCTCAAGATATGAAAAGGGTAATTTGTtgattataaaaaatttatcaaCGAAGGCTTTTGGTAGAGTACGAATTATATGTCATAATAATTGCGTGACATTAAATTGAAAACGACGCTACAACTTAAAGTTGTCCCACGACTAAGCAATGAATAGAAGATGATTTTAATGATCTTGTCATTTATCGAGATTTGATATATAATAATAGCACAAAAaatagaaataattttttttaaaaaaaaacttataaaaaaatagGGATTTGATAGGCGGCGCCAGAATTATTTTCCAATTTTGCTCACCAAAACTTGATGGGAAGCGTTAAAGAAAGTAAACAAAAGCGACAGatacaaaatatcaatttttggGTACGACTTGATTCTAATTTCTAATTATGAATCTCGAAGGGTTTTTTTTCTCCCTCATTTGCATTAAaattctaatttatttatttaattttaaaataagtttTAACTCTGATTTACTATAGTTGTTTATTTATAaagatatattaaatatatagatATAATTAATTTCTGTCAcgacaatttttaaaaatttatgttaATGTCTCGTAATGTCTAGTCCCAGAAATATCGTGGCAAATTCCTACATGCTGAGGTTGGCTTGGCTGCCTTAATCCATGATATTATAGTATATACTAGCTATCGATAAATTATCAGATTTtgtaaatgaattttttttcaaatgtttattgatacatgttggttaaatattattttttttaaaggtcGATTTTGCCTTcgaactaaaatatttttgcacCCAAATTTTTTATAACATAAACTTTCCTCATTATTTTAGTTGGCCTGAAAATTAATATCCAAGATTTCTCGTATTAATTTCTGTCAGACAAACTTTAAATACAAATTTAAGCTTACAAAACAAAAGATTACATTAACAGGAACATGTTTTGTTAAAGTTCATagatatgattttaattttaaattaagagAGAATTCCCGTTTAGTGTTAATGTCAACTTATTATGTGGTAAGGAAGAATCACACcttgtaataatttttaagAGGTTTTTCGAGGAATTAATTTTCTCATCAATTATTtagcttttttttttcaacaaaatGAATTTAACATATGGAGAAGAtatcataaataaatatatatatatatatatatatatatatatattttggatATAAGGAAATGTATCTAATTAatgttttatatttaattttttttaaaaaaattcaaacaagGACAAAAAGAATCTGCATTGGCTTTATCGTGTTTGTTTATTAGTTAGTAAACATATACACATGTAGGCTATCTATATATACTTCTTATTTCaacaaaactgtcgctaatttgtAACGATTACTGAGAAACCGTCGTTAGTAGGAGGCGACGCGACCTCCGGTTACTGACCAACAAACCATCGCCAAAACCTTCGTCTGACCCTTTAGACGatgcctctttttttttttttgtgatagACGATTTGAGTATATAGTAAACCATTATAAGGCAAGGGCAAAATTACTTTTTcgtttatttataattaatatgcATTACATATACAtttgataaaattaaaatatgatatatcaacttaaattaatatattttatagaCAACAATATACAAATATTATGAATAAGAGCATCGAAAATTAACATCGAGAGAGGAGACCCGCATTCAGATTAAATCAATAAACACtaaatttttattgattatttaatatacatgCATACTGAAATTGTTCCAATAACAAAATGATCGAAATCACATATGTTATAATTGAATATCGAACATGAGATCGATTTTCAAACTTGTGACTTCAGTGTCTGAAACTCATCAACCACTCTTAGTTTTTTCGACTAATTAAAAAGCTAATGCTGATTATTGATAAAGAATTTCAACAATAAACTAATGataaaaaatcaataattttcACGGATTAAACTACATCAAGATCAGGTGTCTGTACCCAGAAATCCTTCTCATTATTCCATTAATTCGTTTAAATACTTCCCATTCATCATCAAACATGCATAAAGTTCTTCATAATGCAAATCAGCTTGATCACCAGCGGCGGCCCAGTTCCCCGACCAAACAACATCATCATTCAGGCTAGAGCTTCCGCCGCCTTCGTCGCAGCAACTGGACAGAGAAGAAACCGGAGGGATCCAAGCTTGACTGGCTTGAGGCTGAGCCTCAGCTCGAGCCTGCAGACTGGAAGCGAAGAGCATTTCTTGAGCCCGTTTCAGCTCTCCACGGAGATTGCACACTTGTTTCTCCAATTGTTTTTTCTCGGTTAACGCGGCCTCGAGCCGGACCTCAAGCGCGCTGTAGTCGAGCTCCAGGCTCTGGTTCTTCCAGCGGGCCCTTTTGTTCTGGTACCAAATGGCGATCTGTCTCGGGGGGACGCCGAGTTCGCGCGCCAGCTGGAACTTGCGCTCCGGGTCGAGCTTCTTGCTAGCATCGAAGCTTGACTCGAGGAGCTGGACTTGGCTTTGATTCAGCCTTTTTTTGTCATGTTTGGATGAGTTGTTTTTGGGGTTGCTTGTTGGGAGACTCATTTTGTTTCTTCTATATTGGGATTTGTTCACTATTTTCTGTGAGTGGGCAATTGGATTTAAGACAGGGTTTGCCTGATGATGGTGTTAGAGGAATTCTGCGAGCGTTTATTTATAGAGAGCAACTCATATTAGCTGGAGCCATCAGTTGACAATCGAAATTAAGAAGCTCTCAACGTTTTCCTAACATGATTTGAACAAAGggaaaattcaatttttttgtcAAATGTATTAATTATCGTTTTGCAATTTTGATATTCCAgctatattatcaaattttaatcatatttcactatatttgttttttttgttaaaaaaaattagttagtAATTGTTTCGACGTAGCTACGACATGATATTAACATGAAATTTACGTATGCAATGTTTCATAAGCACTCTCGATttaaaaaatgactaaaattaccCAAAATATGAAAGATAAATGACGAATAAGATTATCAAAATCGAAATATGTAaatataaataactaaaaatgcAGTTTTcccattttaataataatacacaaaaaattatgtgagatcgtctcgtGGATAAACTTTGTCAAATGGATCTTCGACCTGACTCATGAAAACATTAATTTTTATAcctgaaataatatttttcatcttCGAAAGTATTGGCTTTTTagttattttatgaaaaaatattatgttatatatgttGATTCGAGTGAAAAGTATCTAACCCATCAAAATATGACTTTTTATATTCAAATTATCATTTTCTatacaaaatatcaattttattaGTTATATTACGAAAAAACTATTTTGTAATATATGAtgatttgaataaaaaaatattaatttttacgtCAAAAGTATATTTTGTAATATATGTCGATTTTagctaaaaaaatattaatttttatgtcaaaaatataacTTTTTACTGCATATATGGATCAAATCGACCTGGTCTCACAAATTAGATTAATAAGACCATTGCACAAAAAACCTACTCATAATAATAAGTACATTTTAGTTCTTATTTTGTGTTGCATGTAATTTTATGATCCGTCCCAAAATTAACATCATGTTAtctataaattatataaactaACTTTAAATAAACGAGTTAAC
This region of Primulina eburnea isolate SZY01 chromosome 14, ASM2296580v1, whole genome shotgun sequence genomic DNA includes:
- the LOC140813202 gene encoding uncharacterized exonuclease domain-containing protein At3g15140-like yields the protein MATWKTPPSLRRTLFVPPSLSLPPLLLEKQQSNRNTIHCSSSATEESPVFSPIRSNIRKPGRDSSWKPMCLYNSQGICTKMGDPLHVQRFNHSFSVGSVPDLKKFRAQEFDYFLVLDLEGKVEILEFPVMLFDVKNMDVLDVFHRFVRPTKMSDQRINEYIEGKYGAFGVDRVWHDTAVKFEEVIEQFEAWLDKHKLCGNERGGCLEKGAFVICGNWDLKTSIPHQCAVSNMKLPPYFMEWINLKDVYLNFYNTRAPGMLSMMRGLQIPPLGSHHLGIDDARNIAQVLRHMLTDGAILKITARKSPDAPDNVKFLFQNRVR
- the LOC140812275 gene encoding LOW QUALITY PROTEIN: homeobox-leucine zipper protein ATHB-52-like (The sequence of the model RefSeq protein was modified relative to this genomic sequence to represent the inferred CDS: deleted 1 base in 1 codon), with the translated sequence MSLPTSNPKNNSSKHDKKRLNQSQVQLLESSFDASKKLDPERKFQLARELGVPPRQIAIWYQNKRARWKNQSLELDYSALEVRLEAALTEKKQLEKQVCNLRGELKRAQEMLFASSLQARAEAQPQASQAWIPPVSSLSSCCDEGGGSSSLNDDVVWSGNWAAAGDQADLHYEELYACLMMNGKYLNELMENEKDFWVQTPDLDVV